One genomic segment of Nitrospira sp. includes these proteins:
- the ssb gene encoding single-stranded DNA-binding protein, translating to MTTAARAASNESTPHQQIPPKPYNDINKIEIGGQLGKDAVLEYLSGTKKAIVRVSLASHRSWLDDTQQLVKKTNWVDVVFRGETAEKAAQELRKGDQIKVNGALDYQEWEGKENKKGRKHEIAGFEYTIVRAGRNHSA from the coding sequence ATGACCACTGCTGCACGAGCCGCATCCAACGAATCCACCCCACATCAGCAAATACCTCCCAAGCCCTACAACGACATCAACAAGATCGAGATCGGCGGGCAGTTAGGCAAAGATGCCGTACTCGAGTATTTGAGCGGCACCAAGAAGGCGATCGTGCGCGTGTCGCTGGCTTCGCACCGGAGCTGGCTCGACGACACACAGCAGCTCGTCAAGAAAACCAACTGGGTTGACGTGGTCTTCCGCGGAGAAACCGCAGAAAAGGCCGCGCAAGAGCTCAGGAAAGGCGACCAGATCAAGGTGAATGGCGCCCTGGACTACCAGGAGTGGGAAGGCAAGGAGAACAAGAAAGGCCGGAAACATGAGATCGCCGGCTTTGAATACACAATAGTCCGTGCAGGCAGAAATCACAGCGCATAG